In a single window of the Zea mays cultivar B73 chromosome 5, Zm-B73-REFERENCE-NAM-5.0, whole genome shotgun sequence genome:
- the mbd109 gene encoding methyl binding domain protein 109 (The RefSeq protein has 2 substitutions compared to this genomic sequence) translates to MATGEEHVAAPAPAVEETPEKKQASTTELPAPSGWTKKLAPTRGGRGGRFEVIFVSPTGEEIKSKRQLTQYLKAHPGGPASSEFDWGTSDTPRRSARLSEKVKATESPEGEKTPKRARSSSKRGKKEEKVDAEDANEAGEDGAAAEGKGTDVEMKDAENAEDEKKDVPSAEKTEEVDDKKDAENVEMKDAAEKTEEVEDKKEEAPTVDAAENTVEGDDKKEEPPAEKTDEKEEAPAVDAAEKNEEGDDKKEEEPPAEKKTVEKEVVPAVDAAENTEQSTGGQAQPNDVAAPESENKGDGKPAESESAPLAFVDDAAPLVIVGEEKTEDSQAAESAVPSLASSEGEKKENGGATEPAAPPPVDAEKGAENSGQVNTAPQEPTAANCDKGQIQPGASAVRCT, encoded by the exons ATGGCAACCCGCGAGGAGCACgtggcggcgccggcgccggcggtcGAGGAGACGCCGGAGAAGAAGCAGGCCAGCACAACCGAGCTCCCCGCACCCTCAGGCTGGACGAAGAAG CTTGCCCCAACTCGAGGTGGACGAGGTGGACGATTCGAGGTTATTTTTGTTTCCCCAACTGGTGAGGAAATTAAAAGCAAGAGACAGCTGACTCAGTACCTGAAAGCTCATCCTGGAGGCCCTGCATCTTCAGAGTTTGATTGGGGAACCA GTGATACTCCCAGACGCTCAGCACGTTTAAGCGAGAAGGTCAAGGCAACTGAGAGCCCAGAGGGTGAGAAGACTCCTAAACgggcaagatcaagctctaagagggGCAAAAAGGAGGAAAAAGTGGATGCAGAGGATGCAAATGAGGCTGGAGAAGATGGTGCTGCGGCGGAAGGTAAAGGTACCGATGTGGAGATGAAAGATGCTgaaaatgctgaagacgagaagaAAGATGTCCCAAGTGCAGAGAAGACTGAGGAAGTTGACGATAAGAAAGATGCTGAAAATGTGGAGATGAAAGATGCTGCAGAGAAGACTGAGGAAGTTGAAGATAAGAAAGAGGAAGCCCCTACTGTAGATGCAGCAGAGAATACTGTGGAAGGTGATGATAAGAAAGAGGAGCCCCCTGCAGAGAAGACTGATGAGAAAGAGGAAGCCCCAGCTGTAGATGCAGCAGAGAAGAATGAGGAAGGTGATGATAAGAAAGAGGAGGAGCCCCCTGCAGAGAAGAAGACTGTTGAGAAAGAGGTGGTCCCTGCTGTAGATGCAGCAGAGAATACTGAACAAAGCACCGGTGGGCAAGCACAGCCTAACGATGTTGCTGCCCCAGAATCTGAGAATAAAGGAGACGGCAAGCCAGCTGAATCCGAATCAGCTCCCCTTGCATTTGTTGATGACGCAGCGCCCCTTGTAATCGTTGGTGAAGAGAAAACTGAGGACAGTCAGGCAGCTGAATCTGCGGTGCCTTCCCTGGCGTCTTCAGAGGGAGAGAAGAAAGAGAACGGTGGTGCCACTGAACCAGCAGCACCTCCTCCAGCTGATGCAGAGAAGGGCGCGGAGAATTCAGGCCAGGTGAACACCGCCCCCCAAGAACCGACGGCAGCGAACTGCGACAAGGGGCAGATCCAACCTGGTGCCTCTGCTGTCAGGTGCACATAA
- the LOC100285055 gene encoding electron transporter/ thiol-disulfide exchange intermediate, whose protein sequence is MHREVVRVAITPQSESEERTTVRGEGMVGRMTGEMGGLRSRILRTLQSFPTAAPAQSPNLLLAPLPPGAGPSPQPPAAPCVRLQEPAPQEPPLGDEARAAPGGGGDDDKENVSPGATPRKAKKMKLSSYHHDRSPGLGEEQRADGATRYRRPDLASATLFDPDLLAAFRRAVDAYAQALDAARRRDVDVDVDDGDGVPGGGGGGGGGGPGVTDPLDAFERRCPPGGERAVVLYTTSIRGVRRTFEDCARVRRLLGGLRVAFLERDVSMHAPYREELRALLRCGRGEGGGGAFPVPPRLFVDGRYLGGADEVVALHERSQLRPVLWRAARRGAAEVPCAVCGGAWFVVCGACGGSHWLHDASAGAGRVPCSACNENGLVPCPLCS, encoded by the coding sequence ATGCACAGAGAAGTAGTCCGAGTGGCGATCACACCACAGAGCGAGAGTGAGGAGAGAACCACAGTGAGAGGGGAGGGGATGGTCGGACGGATGACAGGAGAAATGGGAGGGCTCAGATCGAGGATCCTCAGGACCTTGCAGTCCTTCCCCACCGCCGCTCCCGCGCAGTCGCCCAACCTCCTCCTCGCGCCGCTCCCTCCCGGCGCAGGCCCCTCGCCTCAGCCGCCCGCGGCGCCATGCGTCCGCCTCCAGGAACCGGCGCCGCAGGAGCCGCCGCTGGGCGATGAAGCGCGGGCCGCGCCCGGCGGCGGAggcgatgacgacaaggagaacgtCTCGCCAGGCGCCACCCCGCGCAAGGCCAAGAAGATGAAGCTCAGCTCGTACCACCACGACAGAAGCCCGGGCCTCGGGGAGGAGCAGCGCGCCGATGGCGCCACGCGCTACCGCCGGCCGGACCTCGCCTCGGCGACGCTCTTCGACCCGGACCTCCTCGCCGCCTTCCGCCGCGCCGTCGACGCCTACGCGCAGGCCCTGGACGCGGCCAGGCGCCGCGACGTCGACGTCGACGTCGACGACGGGGACGGCGtccctggcggcggcggcggcggaggaggaggtgggccgGGCGTCACGGACCCCCTGGATGCGTTCGAGCGGCGGTGCCCGCCCGGCGGCGAGCGCGCGGTGGTGCTGTACACCACGTCGATCCGCGGCGTGCGCAGGACGTTCGAGGACTGCGCCCGCGTGCGCCGCCTGCTCGGCGGCCTCCGCGTGGCGTTCCTGGAGCGCGACGTCTCCATGCACGCTCCCTACAGGGAGGAGCTCCGGGCGCTGCTTCGCTGCGGGCggggggagggcggcggcggcgcgttccCCGTGCCGCCGCGGCTGTTCGTGGACGGTAGGTACCTCGGCGGCGCCGACGAGGTCGTGGCGCTGCACGAGCGGTCCCAGCTCCGGCCCGTGCTCTGGCGCGCcgcgcggcgcggcgcggcggaGGTCCCGTGCGCGGTCTGCGGCGGCGCGTGGTTCGTGGTGTGCGGCGCGTGCGGCGGCAGTCATTGGCTCCATGACGCCAGCGCCGGCGCCGGCCGCGTGCCGTGCTCCGCGTGCAACGAGAACGGACTCGTGCCCTGCCCTCTCTGCAGCTAA